From the genome of Argentina anserina chromosome 4, drPotAnse1.1, whole genome shotgun sequence, one region includes:
- the LOC126790780 gene encoding ubiquinol oxidase, mitochondrial-like yields the protein MNRIPARSVAGALRHGRSFNSYISTASVAATRLTGYLNLHDGATALGSWRMMSTVTPTIQTPPSEKDKKESSSEAKKDAVVSHYWGIARPKITRDNGSEWPWNCFMPWETYEADLSIDLSKHHVPKTFLDRVAYRTVKLLRVPTDIFFQRRYGCRAMMLETVAAVPGMVGGMLLHLRSLRKFQQSGGWIKALLEEAENERMHLMTMVELVKPAWYERLLVLTVQGVFFNAFFALYMISPKVAHRVVGYLEEEAIHSYTEYLKDIDSGKIENVPAPAIAIDYWRLPKGATLKDVITVIRADEAHHRDVNHFASDIHYQGKELREAPAPIGYH from the exons ATGAACCGGATCCCGGCGAGGTCGGTGGCCGGAGCTCTGCGCCATGGCCGGAGCTTCAACAGTTACATTTCCACGGCGTCGGTTGCTGCTACTAGGCTCACCGGTTATCTGAACCTTCACGACGGCGCCACCGCTCTCGGCTCGTGGAGGATGATGAGCACGGTGACGCCGACGATCCAGACGCCGCCGTCGGAGAAGGACAAGAAGGAGAGCTCCTCCGAGGCGAAGAAAGACGCCGTCGTTTCGCATTATTGGGGAATTGCGAGGCCGAAGATCACCAGGGACAACGGCTCTGAGTGGCCGTGGAATTGCTTCATG CCATGGGAGACTTATGAGGCAGATTTATCTATCGATCTGAGCAAGCACCATGTGCCGAAGACGTTTCTGGACAGAGTGGCGTACAGAACAGTCAAGCTTCTTCGAGTTCCTACTGATATCTTCTTTCAG AGACGTTATGGGTGCCGTGCAATGATGCTGGAAACTGTGGCAGCTGTCCCTGGTATGGTCGGAGGAATGCTGCTGCATTTAAGGTCTCTCCGCAAGTTCCAGCAGAGTGGTGGTTGGATCAAAGCCTTACTTGAGGAAGCAGAGAATGAGAGGATGCACTTGATGACAATGGTTGAACTAGTGAAACCTGCATGGTATGAGAGGCTTCTGGTTCTCACTGTGCAGGGAGTTTTCTTTAATGCCTTCTTTGCGCTCTATATGATTTCCCCTAAGGTTGCGCATAGGGTTGTTGGATATCTGGAAGAGGAGGCTATTCACTCTTATACAGAGTACTTGAAGGATATTGATAGTGGCAAAATTGAAAATGTACCTGCTCCTGCTATAGCAATTGACTACTGGAGGCTACCAAAAGGTGCTACACTGAAGGATGTCATCACTGTGATTCGTGCTGATGAAGCTCACCATAGGGATGTCAACCATTTTGCATCT GATATTCATTATCAGGGAAAGGAACTGAGAGAAGCCCCAGCTCCCATTGGGTATCATTAA
- the LOC126790777 gene encoding alternative oxidase 3, mitochondrial-like: MNRVALRSVIGGLRGGRSWSQYISPAAARNVEFQRRRTMSTGSASAEKEQEGEVKKVDDSMVVSNYWGITRPKITREDGTEWPWNCFRPWESYQADTSIDLSKRHVPKTFQDKIAFKTVKFLRVLSDLYFKERHGCHAMMLETIAAVPGMVGGMVLHLRSLRKFEHSGGWIKALLEEAENERMHLMTVVELVEPVWHERLLVLAAQGVFFNAFFVFYLLSPRTAHRFTGYLEEEAVTSYTDYLKAIQDGKIENVPAPAIAIDYWRLPKDATLLDVITVIRADEAHHRDVNHFASDIQFQGKELREAPAPIGYH; this comes from the exons ATGAACCGGGTTGCGTTGAGGTCCGTGATCGGAGGTCTGCGCGGTGGCCGGAGCTGGAGCCAGTACATTTCTCCTGCTGCTGCTAGGAATGTTGAGTTTCAGCGGAGGAGGACGATGAGCACGGGGTCGGCTTCAGCTGAGAAAGAGCAGGAGGGTGAAGTGAAGAAAGTGGATGATAGCATGGTGGTTTCTAATTACTGGGGGATTACGAGGCCCAAGATTACTAGGGAGGATGGAACTGAGTGGCCGTGGAATTGCTTCAGG CCATGGGAGAGTTATCAAGCAGACACCTCGATCGATCTGAGCAAGCGCCATGTCCCCAAGACGTTTCAGGACAAAATTGCGTTCAAGACTGTCAAGTTTCTTCGAGTTCTTTCAGATCTTTACTTCAAG GAGAGGCATGGTTGCCACGCAATGATGTTGGAAACTATCGCAGCTGTCCCTGGCATGGTGGGAGGAATGGTGCTGCACTTAAGATCTCTTCGCAAGTTTGAGCACAGTGGCGGTTGGATCAAAGCTTTGCTTGAAGAAGCAGAGAATGAGAGGATGCACCTTATGACAGTAGTGGAACTTGTGGAGCCGGTGTGGCACGAGAGGCTATTGGTTCTGGCTGCACAGGGAGTCTTCTTCAACGCCTTCTTTGTGTTCTATCTGCTTTCCCCCAGAACGGCTCATAGGTTTACTGGATATTTGGAGGAGGAAGCTGTCACCTCTTACACAGATTATTTGAAGGCTATTCAAGATGGCAAAATTGAAAATGTGCCGGCTCCTGCAATAGCCATCGACTACTGGAGGCTACCTAAAGATGCAACACTTCTTGATGTTATTACTGTCATTCGCGCTGATGAAGCACATCATCGGGATGTCAATCATTTTGCATCT GATATTCAATTTCAGGGAAAAGAATTGAGAGAAGCACCGGCTCCCATTGGTTATCACTAA
- the LOC126790789 gene encoding uncharacterized protein LOC126790789 isoform X1: MVNPVVDDIRNSGDVAVREYVFIQLFHLWTYISSTIYSFKCRPGVLGYTECFESAKKKEDWRVNVRIQGCDLEDEYLCGTMEAINVPVADTPCLGACKARFQ; the protein is encoded by the exons ATG GTCAATCCGGTTGTAGATGATATTCGCAATAGTGGTGATGTGGCTGTAAGGGAGTATGTATTTATTCAGCT GTTCCACCTGTGGACATACATCTCCTCCACCATTTACTCTTTTAAGTGTCGGCCAG GAGTTCTCGGGTACACAGAATGTTTCGagtctgcaaaaaaaaaagaggattGGAGAGTGAATGTTCGGATACAAGGGTGTGATCTTGAGGATGAGTATCTATGTGGAACCATGGAAGCAATTAATGTTCCCGTGGCTGATACACCA TGCTTGGGAGCTTGCAAAGCTAGATTCCAATGA
- the LOC126790789 gene encoding uncharacterized protein LOC126790789 isoform X2 — MVNPVVDDIRNSGDVAVREYVFIQLFHLWTYISSTIYSFKCRPGVLGYTECFESAKKKEDWRVNVRIQGCDLEDEYLCGTMEAINVPVADTP, encoded by the exons ATG GTCAATCCGGTTGTAGATGATATTCGCAATAGTGGTGATGTGGCTGTAAGGGAGTATGTATTTATTCAGCT GTTCCACCTGTGGACATACATCTCCTCCACCATTTACTCTTTTAAGTGTCGGCCAG GAGTTCTCGGGTACACAGAATGTTTCGagtctgcaaaaaaaaaagaggattGGAGAGTGAATGTTCGGATACAAGGGTGTGATCTTGAGGATGAGTATCTATGTGGAACCATGGAAGCAATTAATGTTCCCGTGGCTGATACACCA TGA